From a region of the Helianthus annuus cultivar XRQ/B chromosome 5, HanXRQr2.0-SUNRISE, whole genome shotgun sequence genome:
- the LOC110941094 gene encoding protein PSK SIMULATOR 2: MVANSWFHGLWKPSRKHDHGPEKVRIGVLVFEVASVMSKLVHQWNSLTDEQVTKLREEISSSTGIKKLVSDDDDYIVDLICAEMLHNLGNVSKVVTRLSNKCKDPVLKLFEQAYDDLIKHSVDRYHWQFTGKKMIKKVKKMETFIAINLNLYQEMENLSELEQILKRIKNNDDHDTIAVIDYTKKLAWKQHEVKRLKEISLWNKTYDYAVLILARSVFTIFARIGHVFGVTHVLPPKVQESTCLDSGLLHENYPVRNRITTFSSGPLGNVGTKSGPMSRMSNMKKYYSGPLGNSVMVSSSKSRRMNTFSGPIGKLTSKSGPLARAARTGLKWWHTRDNSSRIHVKKTDTPTRLSTTGGPFKGCAMGDNGSPSNNPNGASSDARFEVRETRKLKPNRFDPPPETLGAVALALHYANVIVVLEKLVASPHLIGHDARDDLYNMLPKNVKNALRVRLKPYAKSLEMAEYDSGLAEEWSEAMLGILDWLSPLAHNMIRWQSERSFEHQNMVSRTNVLLVQSIYYANQEKIEATITELLVGLNYIWRFSGEVKAKALFEYENGVDDYVNIV; this comes from the coding sequence ATGGTAGCCAATTCATGGTTCCATGGTCTATGGAAACCGTCAAGAAAACACGATCACGGGCCAGAAAAGGTGCGAATCGGAGTATTAGTATTCGAAGTAGCTAGTGTAATGTCTAAGTTAGTCCATCAATGGAATTCACTAACCGACGAACAAGTCACAAAACTAAGGGAGGAAATAAGTAGCTCAACGGGTATCAAAAAGCTCGTTTCAGACGACGATGACTATATCGTCGATTTAATATGTGCCGAGATGCTGCATAATTTGGGAAACGTGTCGAAAGTTGTCACGCGGCTGTCAAACAAATGTAAAGATCCGGTTTTGAAATTGTTCGAACAGGCGTATGATGATTTGATTAAACACAGTGTTGATCGGTACCACTGGCAGTTTACAGGGAAGAAGATGATCAAGAAAGTGAAAAAGATGGAAACGTTTATCGCGATCAACTTGAATTTGTATCAAGAAATGGAAAATCTTTCGGAACTTGAACAGATATTGAAGAGGATCAAGAACAACGATGATCACGATACCATAGCCGTCATTGATTACACGAAGAAATTGGCATGGAAACAACACGAAGTGAAACGGTTGAAAGAGATTTCGTTATGGAACAAGACTTATGATTATGCGGTTCTCATTTTAGCAAGATCGGTATTCACTATTTTTGCGAGAATCGGACATGTTTTCGGAGTTACACACGTGTTACCTCCAAAAGTTCAAGAGTCTACATGCCTAGATTCCGGGTTACTTCACGAAAATTACCCGGTTCGGAATAGGATCACAACGTTCTCTTCGGGCCCTCTGGGGAACGTTGGTACCAAATCCGGGCCGATGTCAAGAATGAGTAATATGAAGAAGTACTACTCGGGCCCGCTTGGTAACTCCGTCATGGTTTCGAGTTCCAAAAGTAGAAGAATGAATACTTTTTCCGGACCGATTGGGAAACTAACGTCAAAGTCGGGACCTTTAGCCCGAGCCGCTAGAACCGGTCTCAAATGGTGGCATACACGCGATAATTCGTCAAGAATCCATGTAAAAAAGACGGATACGCCGACCCGTTTAAGTACTACCGGTGGGCCTTTTAAAGGATGCGCGATGGGCGATAACGGATCTCCATCGAACAACCCAAATGGCGCATCGTCTGATGCTAGGTTCGAGGTTCGAGAAACTCGCAAGTTGAAACCGAACCGGTTCGACCCACCACCAGAAACTCTCGGAGCGGTTGCATTAGCGCTACATTATGCTAATGTGATCGTGGTTCTCGAAAAGCTAGTTGCATCACCTCATTTGATCGGTCATGATGCACGAGACGATTTGTATAATATGTTACCGAAAAACGTGAAGAACGCGCTTCGTGTTAGGTTAAAACCGTACGCTAAAAGCTTGGAAATGGCGGAGTATGATTCGGGTTTAGCGGAAGAATGGAGTGAAGCAATGTTGGGGATTTTAGATTGGTTATCTCCTCTTGCTCATAATATGATAAGATGGCAATCAGAAAGGAGTTTTGAGCATCAAAATATGGTTTCCAGAACAAATGTTCTTCTTGTACAATCAATCTACTATGCTAATCAAGAGAAAATCGAAGCAACGATTACCGAGCTTCTTGTCGGGTTAAACTACATTTGGCGATTTAGTGGAGAAGTTAAAGCAAAAGCTTTGTTCGAGTATGAAAATGGCGTCGATGATTATGTAAACATTGTTTAG
- the LOC110941095 gene encoding tubulin alpha chain, which yields MAQIKQAKFGVVDMDFVLGVGGYDLDRFILVFNHIYIFFKTECHQGHHHDHKHDFAVSSVSIVSEGTLDLDEPDGQMPSDKTVGGGDDAFNTFFSETGAGKHVPRAVFVDLEPTVIDEVRTGTYRQLFHPELAFFIMGSYVSHKCFVVQLEEIVDLCLDRIRKLADNCTGLQGFLVFNAVGGGTGSGLSSLLLERLSVDYGKNSKLGFIVYPSPQVSTSVVEPYNSVLSTHSLLEHTDVSVLLDNEAFYDICKRTLDIERPTYTNLNRLISQVSSSLTTSLRFDGALNVDVTEFQTNLVPYPRIHFMLSSYALVISAEKAYHERPANKHS from the exons ATGGCACAGATAAAACAAGCTAAATTTGGCGTTGTTGATATGGATTTTGTGTTGGGAGTGGGAGGCTACGATCTTGACAG GTTTATTTTAGTATTTAATCatatatacatattttttaaaacagAATGCCACCAAGGGCATCATCATGATCACAAGCATGATTTTGCTGTATCCAGTGTGAGCATTGTTTCTGAAGGAACTTTGGACCTTGATGAg CCTGATGGTCAGATGCCAAGTGACAAAACCGTTGGAGGCGGTGACGATGCCTTCAACACTTTCTTTAGTGAAACCGGTGCTGGGAAACATGTTCCGCGTGCCGTCTTTGTTGATCTTGAACCCACTGTTATCGATGAAGTGAGGACCGGAACATACCGCCAGCTTTTTCATCCTGA GCTCGCTTTTTTTATTATGGGTTCATATGTTTCTCATAAATGTTTTGTGGTGCAGTTGGAAGAGATTGTTGACTTGTGCCTTGACCGTATCCGCAAGCTTGCTGACAACTGCACCGGTCTCCAGGGCTTCTTAGTGTTCAATGCTGTCGGTGGAGGAACTGGTTCTGGTCTCAGTTCTCTTCTGTTGGAGCGTCTGTCAGTTGACTATGGGAAAAATTCGAAGCTTGGGTTCATTGTGTATCCTTCACCCCAAGTCTCAACTTCAGTCGTTGAGCCGTACAACAGTGTGCTTTCCACCCACTCTCTGTTAGAGCATACCGATGTATCTGTCCTACTCGACAACGAGGCTTTTTACGATATTTGCAAGCGGACACTTGATATCGAGCGTCCCACCTACACCAATCTTAACCGTTTGATTTCTCAG GTGAGTTCTTCGTTGACCACGTCTTTGAGGTTTGACGGAGCGTTGAACGTGGACGTTACCGAGTTCCAAACAAATCTTGTACCGTACCCGCGTATCCACTTCATGCTTTCGTCTTACGCTCTGGTTATCTCAGCTGAGAAGGCCTACCACGAGCGGCCGGCTAACAAACATTCATAA